In the genome of Amaranthus tricolor cultivar Red isolate AtriRed21 chromosome 15, ASM2621246v1, whole genome shotgun sequence, one region contains:
- the LOC130801013 gene encoding uncharacterized protein LOC130801013 produces MRKLEMKILFLEVMEQMPQYAKYLKILLGNKKKLESNVVNFPEQVSAIIQGTRAKKDKARGPFVLPMTLGKLEAKRAHVDLGASISLMPMNITKNLPFELKPSKEPSNVSTLGTIVVLGGFMVLDMVEDPYIPLILRRDALKTLGALIDCESKTINLRVA; encoded by the exons ATGAGAAAACTTGAGATGAAAATCCTGTTCTTGGAGGTCATGGAGCAAATGCCTCAATATGCAAAATATTTGAAGATTCTCTTGggaaacaaaaagaaacttGAGAGCAATGTGGTCAATTTTCCAGAGCAAGTGAGTGCCATCATCCAAGGCACACGGGCTAAAAAAGATAAGGCTAGAGGGCCTTTTGTGCTTCCAATGACCCTTGGGAAGCTGGAGGCTAAAAGAGCACACGTCGACCTTGGGGCTTCTATAAGCCTCATGCCAATGAATATTACTAAGAATCTTCCCTTTGAGCTCAAGCCCTCCAAAGAACCATCCAACGTGTCGACC CTAGGGACCATTGTGGTCCTAGGTGGCTTTATGGTGCTTGATATGGTTGAGGATCCTTATATTCCCCTCATCCTAAGGAGAGATGCCTTGAAGACTCTGGGTGCCCTTATTGATTGCGAATCTAAGACTATTAATCTTAGGGTCGCCTAG